Within Meiothermus cerbereus DSM 11376, the genomic segment CGCGCTTGCAGGGCCCGCCGGAGGGCTTGTTGCTCCTCCTGGTTCAGCAAGGCCCGCTTATCCCCTCCTGGGTTGTAGCGGTGCTTATCGATGAGCCCCTGGGGTCCCTCGGCGTTGTAGCGCCGGATGAGCTTGTAGACCCAGTTCTGGCTAAACCCGGTGGCCTGGCTCACTGCCCGGGTGCTGGGGCGGTTCTCCCGGGTCTGCTGGGCGTACAACCAGATCACCTGCCAGCGGGTCTTCTCCTTGGCATCCTTGCAGCTACGGTAGCGCTGTTCGAGTTCTTCCAGGCTCAGGTGGGCGTGTAGGGCTATGGCTTTGCTTGGCATGAGTTATTATCTACAT encodes:
- a CDS encoding helix-turn-helix domain-containing protein, giving the protein MPSKAIALHAHLSLEELEQRYRSCKDAKEKTRWQVIWLYAQQTRENRPSTRAVSQATGFSQNWVYKLIRRYNAEGPQGLIDKHRYNPGGDKRALLNQEEQQALRRALQAR